From a region of the Nocardia sp. XZ_19_385 genome:
- a CDS encoding carbohydrate ABC transporter permease → MFVVVEEREVDLEIGRRAVPARRSFSQRILRGCAPYLYLAPALFLLVVWTYQPLAQAFQLSTYSWNLLPSSPMTSVGTANYQRLLELPAFRDSLERTAVMIVGLLPLTVLLPVLIALASRRVHGRARTVYHAMVFAPFLVAPVAAAAVWRWLLHPGSGFVDQTFGSHRNWVYDATTAHGVIIGITGWQLLGFAVLVVWAGLAGISGDYDEAARVDGASPGQIRRWITLPLLAPTLMFLVLTTVLLSPTLTFPLIDAMTQGGPAQSTTNIYYLLWDYAFHSFDAGLSAAAGVLLFLGFGAIAGILVRISERFAFHDD, encoded by the coding sequence ATGTTCGTCGTTGTTGAGGAACGGGAAGTAGATCTGGAGATCGGGCGGAGAGCGGTGCCCGCGCGTCGGTCGTTCTCACAGCGGATCCTGCGTGGTTGCGCTCCGTATCTGTACTTGGCCCCGGCGCTGTTCCTACTCGTGGTCTGGACCTATCAGCCGTTAGCTCAGGCGTTCCAGCTGTCTACGTACTCCTGGAATCTGCTGCCCAGCTCTCCAATGACCTCGGTGGGCACCGCCAATTACCAACGGCTGCTAGAGCTTCCGGCATTTCGGGATTCGCTGGAACGGACTGCGGTGATGATCGTCGGCCTGCTGCCGTTGACGGTGCTGCTGCCGGTGCTCATCGCACTGGCCAGTCGGCGCGTGCACGGCCGGGCTCGGACCGTCTATCACGCAATGGTTTTCGCGCCGTTCCTGGTCGCCCCGGTTGCGGCGGCGGCGGTGTGGCGCTGGCTGCTGCATCCCGGCAGCGGTTTCGTGGATCAGACGTTCGGTTCGCACCGCAACTGGGTGTACGACGCCACCACCGCGCACGGCGTGATCATCGGGATCACCGGATGGCAGCTGCTCGGTTTCGCGGTGCTGGTGGTGTGGGCCGGATTGGCCGGTATCAGTGGCGATTACGACGAGGCGGCCCGGGTGGACGGTGCCAGCCCTGGTCAGATCCGGCGCTGGATCACCCTGCCCCTGCTCGCACCGACCCTTATGTTCCTGGTGCTGACCACCGTATTGCTCAGCCCCACACTGACTTTCCCGCTCATCGACGCGATGACCCAGGGCGGGCCCGCGCAATCCACCACCAATATCTATTACCTGCTCTGGGATTACGCCTTCCACAGCTTCGACGCCGGGCTCAGCGCGGCGGCGGGCGTGCTGCTGTTCCTCGGCTTCGGCGCCATCGCGGGCATCCTGGTCAGGATCTCGGAAAGGTTTGCCTTCCACGATGATTGA
- a CDS encoding carbohydrate ABC transporter permease, with translation MIERARTAASHLLLGVTSLLCVFPIYWLFATALRRPEDVTSLAPLPWPLSLANYADAAHKVDITGLIANTFFVAVLSAVGQLLIALLASYAFAMYTFPLQRVLYLAFVGTWLVPFQVTMLPNYILLTRLGLINSLIGVVLPTLCSALGVLLLRQHMGAFPKELIAAAKIDGRSSWSILWTVVVPNLRPALAALGILLFINAWNEYFWPAVVLRQSNSVLQLGLRSFMGTEGDQWGPLMAVASLACLPVLLLYLVLQRHIVNAFVRSGLK, from the coding sequence ATGATTGAACGTGCGCGGACCGCGGCGAGTCATCTCCTGCTCGGAGTCACCTCGCTGCTGTGCGTCTTCCCCATCTACTGGCTGTTCGCCACCGCGCTGCGCCGTCCCGAGGACGTCACCTCGCTCGCGCCCCTTCCGTGGCCGCTCTCGCTCGCCAACTACGCCGACGCGGCCCACAAGGTGGATATCACCGGGCTGATCGCGAATACCTTTTTCGTAGCGGTACTTTCGGCCGTGGGACAGCTGCTCATCGCCTTGCTCGCCTCCTACGCCTTCGCCATGTACACCTTCCCGCTGCAACGAGTGCTGTACCTGGCCTTCGTCGGCACCTGGCTGGTCCCGTTCCAGGTGACCATGCTGCCCAACTACATCCTGCTCACCCGCCTGGGGCTGATCAATTCCCTGATCGGCGTGGTCCTTCCGACGCTGTGCTCGGCGCTGGGCGTCCTGCTGCTGCGCCAGCACATGGGCGCCTTCCCGAAGGAGCTGATCGCCGCGGCCAAGATCGACGGACGCTCCTCGTGGTCGATCCTGTGGACCGTGGTGGTGCCGAACCTGCGCCCCGCGCTCGCCGCCCTCGGCATCCTGCTGTTCATCAACGCCTGGAACGAATACTTCTGGCCCGCAGTCGTTTTGCGGCAGTCCAACAGTGTGCTGCAGTTGGGCCTGCGCAGCTTCATGGGCACCGAGGGGGACCAGTGGGGTCCGCTGATGGCGGTGGCGAGCCTGGCCTGTCTGCCGGTGCTACTGCTCTACCTGGTGTTGCAGCGCCACATCGTGAACGCTTTCGTCCGTTCGGGTTTGAAGTGA
- a CDS encoding peroxiredoxin, which yields MPLDGPLGIGALAPDFTLKDQNNQDVTLSSFRGEKNVLIVFYPLAFTGICQGELCKVRDELPKFQNEDHEILAISVGPPPTHKIWASEQGYVFPLLSDFWPHGAVAQAYGVFNEKSGYPNRGTFVVDKTGHIRFSEMNGPGEPRDQAAWEKALAALDS from the coding sequence ATGCCCCTGGATGGACCCTTGGGAATCGGTGCGCTCGCACCGGATTTCACGCTGAAGGATCAAAACAACCAGGACGTCACGCTTTCGTCTTTCCGCGGTGAGAAGAACGTGCTCATCGTGTTCTATCCGCTCGCCTTCACCGGCATCTGCCAGGGTGAGCTGTGCAAGGTGCGCGACGAGCTGCCCAAGTTCCAGAACGAGGACCACGAAATCCTCGCCATCTCCGTCGGCCCGCCGCCCACTCACAAGATCTGGGCCTCCGAACAGGGCTACGTCTTCCCCCTGCTCTCCGATTTCTGGCCGCACGGCGCCGTCGCCCAGGCGTACGGCGTCTTCAACGAGAAATCCGGCTACCCGAACCGCGGCACCTTCGTCGTCGACAAGACCGGTCACATCCGATTCTCCGAAATGAACGGCCCCGGAGAGCCCCGTGACCAGGCGGCTTGGGAGAAAGCGCTCGCCGCGCTAGATTCATAA
- a CDS encoding DUF3052 domain-containing protein: MVAAADAQNYAQKLGITHGMVVQELGWDEDTDDDLRADVEEAIGSEMVDDDTDEVVDTVLLWWREGDGDLADELMEVISPLADDGVIWVLTPKTGKPGHVDPSEIAEAAPTAGLTQTSAISLGSWTGSRLVQPKAPIKQR, translated from the coding sequence GTGGTCGCCGCGGCGGACGCGCAGAACTACGCTCAGAAGCTTGGCATTACACACGGCATGGTTGTCCAGGAACTGGGATGGGACGAGGACACCGACGACGACCTGCGGGCCGACGTCGAGGAAGCCATCGGCAGTGAAATGGTCGACGACGACACCGATGAGGTGGTCGATACCGTTTTGCTCTGGTGGCGCGAAGGAGACGGCGATCTGGCAGACGAGCTGATGGAAGTCATCAGCCCGCTTGCCGACGACGGCGTCATCTGGGTCCTCACCCCCAAGACCGGTAAACCTGGCCATGTCGATCCGAGCGAGATCGCCGAAGCCGCGCCCACGGCGGGCCTGACGCAGACGTCTGCGATCAGCCTGGGTTCGTGGACCGGAAGCCGCTTGGTACAGCCGAAGGCCCCTATCAAGCAGCGCTGA
- a CDS encoding LysR substrate-binding domain-containing protein, with the protein MEFRHLVSFLAIAEELHFGRAAQRLHLTQPSLSAQLRKLESALDVLLVERNSHEVRLTAAGREFELQARQIVAQMERAALAAKATAAGRAGTLSVGYNLPASRHVLPDALARMTDRHPDIAVSLWEKRTGPQLTALAAGSLDIALVYGHPSTSDFRYRRLLHRVPLVAVVGRRHRWAERASVPFAELQGQECVLFSREQCPAMYDSIFLAAAQNRISLTVASHADDPGATAHMVSVRPLVGFASVTRAMSMGLGAHGDGAVAVKLSNPVPTLDLYAVWRAEETNPATTLFLDCLESLQTRTDESVHDVALQHQVEQ; encoded by the coding sequence ATGGAATTCCGGCATCTCGTTTCGTTCCTGGCGATCGCCGAAGAACTGCATTTCGGCCGGGCGGCGCAACGCTTACATCTGACCCAGCCGAGTCTCAGCGCGCAGCTGCGCAAGCTGGAGTCCGCGCTCGATGTGCTGCTGGTGGAACGCAATTCGCACGAGGTTCGGCTGACCGCGGCGGGGCGGGAGTTCGAACTGCAAGCCCGGCAGATCGTCGCGCAGATGGAGCGGGCCGCGCTGGCGGCGAAGGCCACCGCGGCGGGCCGGGCCGGCACGCTGAGCGTGGGTTACAACCTGCCCGCGAGCCGGCACGTGCTGCCGGACGCGCTGGCACGGATGACCGATCGGCATCCGGATATCGCGGTCTCGCTGTGGGAGAAGCGCACCGGGCCACAGTTGACGGCGCTGGCGGCGGGCTCGCTCGATATCGCCCTCGTCTACGGGCATCCCAGCACCTCGGACTTCCGGTATCGGCGGCTGCTGCATCGGGTGCCGCTGGTGGCGGTGGTGGGGCGGCGGCACCGATGGGCCGAACGTGCGAGTGTGCCGTTCGCGGAATTGCAGGGGCAGGAGTGTGTGCTGTTCTCGCGGGAGCAGTGCCCGGCCATGTATGACTCCATTTTCCTTGCGGCAGCACAGAATCGGATCTCGTTGACGGTGGCCAGCCATGCCGATGATCCGGGTGCGACCGCGCACATGGTGTCGGTGCGCCCGCTGGTCGGGTTCGCGTCGGTGACGCGGGCGATGTCGATGGGCCTGGGTGCGCATGGCGACGGTGCTGTAGCGGTGAAGCTTTCGAACCCGGTGCCGACGCTGGATCTGTACGCGGTGTGGCGGGCCGAGGAGACCAATCCCGCGACGACACTGTTTCTGGACTGCCTGGAATCACTTCAAACCCGAACGGACGAAAGCGTTCACGATGTGGCGCTGCAACACCAGGTAGAGCAGTAG
- a CDS encoding metallophosphoesterase encodes MRDLRIVQLTDTHIRPAGELLYDTVDTYANLTHVLDRLRASGPIDALVLSGDLTDNGSPEGYRRLRAAVEPAAAELGAQVVYVMGNHDERSAFGVELLDHTPGAVSIKKPHDQVFEVAGLRIIALDSTTPGRHGGKLEAGQLVWLGRKLRRPAPRGTLLVLHHPPLSSSMAASELLNLDQAVRLAAVVANTDVRMILCGHNHMTAAGSLAGIPVWVGPAVAYRFDAMPPLGRMRAIQGFGYSRIDVLGMDFVVTAVEATPAGEVYERDEGEMLDHLRAIDRAEAR; translated from the coding sequence ATGCGAGATCTACGGATCGTGCAGCTCACCGACACCCACATCCGCCCCGCCGGTGAGCTGCTCTACGACACGGTCGACACCTACGCCAACCTGACCCACGTGCTGGACCGCCTGCGTGCCTCCGGCCCGATCGACGCCCTGGTCCTCTCCGGCGATCTCACCGACAACGGCTCCCCGGAGGGCTACCGCAGACTGCGTGCGGCGGTCGAACCGGCGGCCGCCGAACTCGGCGCCCAAGTCGTCTACGTCATGGGAAATCACGACGAGCGCAGCGCATTCGGCGTCGAACTGCTCGATCACACACCGGGCGCGGTATCGATCAAGAAGCCGCACGACCAGGTCTTCGAGGTCGCGGGCCTACGCATCATCGCATTGGACAGCACCACGCCCGGGCGGCACGGGGGCAAACTGGAGGCTGGTCAGCTGGTGTGGCTCGGACGGAAGCTACGCCGCCCCGCGCCCCGCGGCACGCTGCTCGTCCTGCACCATCCGCCCTTGTCGTCGAGCATGGCGGCGTCGGAGCTGCTCAACCTCGACCAGGCGGTCCGGCTGGCGGCGGTGGTGGCGAATACCGATGTGCGCATGATCCTCTGCGGCCACAACCACATGACCGCGGCCGGTTCGCTGGCCGGTATTCCGGTGTGGGTCGGCCCGGCGGTCGCGTACCGCTTCGACGCGATGCCGCCACTCGGCCGGATGCGCGCGATCCAAGGCTTCGGCTACAGCCGAATCGACGTGCTCGGCATGGATTTCGTGGTCACCGCGGTGGAAGCGACACCGGCGGGCGAGGTCTACGAGCGGGACGAGGGAGAGATGCTGGACCACCTGCGAGCCATCGACCGAGCCGAGGCACGGTGA
- the gndA gene encoding NADP-dependent phosphogluconate dehydrogenase gives MATSEARAQIGVTGLAVMGSNIARNFARNGYTVALHNRSVGKTDALLDAHGGDGDFVRTETIEEFVGALEKPRRVLIMVKAGDATDAVIEELAAAMEPGDIIIDGGNALYTDTIRREKAMSERGLNFVGAGISGGEEGALNGPAIMPGGPKESYESLGPLLESVAAKVDGVPCCTHIGPDGSGHFVKMVHNGIEYADMQLIGEAYHLFRDALGFDAKQIADVFTDWNAGDLESYLIEITAEVLNQVDAKTGKPLVDVIVDAAEQKGTGRWTVKSALDLGVPVTGIAEAVFARALSGSRAQRKAAVGLASGTLADKPTDVAQFTEDIRQALYASKIVAYAQGFDQIAAGSAEYDWDLKPGDLATIWRGGCIIRARFLNRIKDAYAENPELPSLILAPYFREAIETAIDSWRRVVSAATLLGIPVPAFASSLSYYDALRAERLPAALTQGQRDFFGAHTYERIDAEGKYHTLWSGDRSEVQA, from the coding sequence ATGGCGACCTCTGAAGCGCGCGCACAGATCGGTGTGACCGGCCTGGCGGTCATGGGCAGCAATATCGCCCGGAACTTCGCCCGCAACGGGTACACCGTCGCGCTGCACAACCGCAGTGTCGGCAAGACCGACGCGCTGCTGGACGCGCACGGCGGCGACGGTGATTTCGTGCGCACCGAGACCATCGAGGAGTTCGTGGGCGCGCTGGAGAAGCCGCGCCGCGTGCTGATCATGGTGAAGGCGGGCGACGCCACCGACGCCGTGATCGAGGAGCTGGCGGCGGCGATGGAGCCGGGCGACATCATCATCGATGGTGGCAACGCGCTCTACACCGACACCATCCGGCGCGAGAAGGCCATGTCCGAGCGCGGCCTGAACTTCGTCGGCGCCGGTATCTCCGGTGGTGAGGAGGGCGCGCTGAACGGGCCGGCGATCATGCCGGGTGGCCCGAAGGAGTCCTACGAGTCGCTGGGGCCTTTGCTGGAGTCGGTGGCCGCCAAGGTCGACGGCGTCCCCTGCTGCACCCACATCGGCCCGGACGGCTCCGGTCACTTCGTGAAGATGGTGCACAACGGCATCGAGTACGCCGACATGCAGCTCATCGGCGAGGCCTACCACTTGTTCCGCGACGCCCTCGGTTTCGACGCCAAGCAGATCGCGGATGTGTTCACCGACTGGAATGCCGGTGACCTGGAGTCCTACCTGATCGAGATCACCGCCGAAGTGCTCAACCAGGTCGACGCGAAGACCGGCAAGCCGCTGGTCGATGTGATCGTGGACGCAGCCGAGCAGAAGGGCACCGGCCGCTGGACGGTCAAGTCGGCGCTGGATCTTGGCGTGCCGGTGACCGGTATCGCCGAGGCGGTGTTCGCGCGCGCCCTCTCCGGCTCCCGCGCGCAGCGCAAGGCCGCCGTCGGACTGGCGTCGGGCACGCTCGCCGACAAGCCCACGGACGTCGCGCAGTTCACCGAGGACATCCGCCAGGCGCTCTACGCCTCGAAGATCGTGGCCTACGCGCAGGGCTTCGACCAGATCGCCGCCGGTAGCGCCGAATACGACTGGGATCTGAAGCCGGGCGACCTGGCCACGATCTGGCGCGGCGGCTGCATCATCCGGGCGCGCTTCCTGAACCGCATCAAGGACGCCTACGCGGAGAACCCGGAGCTGCCGAGCCTGATCCTGGCCCCGTACTTCCGCGAGGCGATCGAGACGGCCATCGACAGCTGGCGGCGCGTGGTGTCCGCGGCCACCCTGCTGGGCATTCCGGTGCCGGCATTCGCGTCGTCGCTGTCGTACTACGACGCGCTGCGCGCCGAGCGTCTTCCGGCCGCCCTCACCCAGGGCCAGCGGGACTTCTTCGGTGCGCACACCTATGAGCGCATCGATGCCGAGGGCAAGTACCACACGCTGTGGAGTGGTGACCGCTCCGAAGTTCAGGCCTGA
- a CDS encoding DUF2075 domain-containing protein → MTDQAYRTTARTLLDVAADPELELSAIISAHLGLIAERTAARKAKKSSQQRAWENSLPVLAQDLVEAGLPEVDMLIEYPMPVSGGRKADVVLAGAHPETGADNYVVVELKQWSEAVLEFNSDQIVWLESMAGTHLHPIDQVRGYCQYLSQYLQVLHNRPEALHGVAYLHNADRTSVTQLLRRPGNDQGRLFTGDRRNDFRQYLRRQFAPVSHPEAADRLLSSDLRPRMSFLDFATQELRTPTGTTLLDNQALAYETVMQAVRESRQGNNKSVVIVTGGPGSGKSMIALKLLAALAREPNQRVLHATGSSAITETMRKVPGKGSLKRRKLFSYYRNLAKAEQNSLDVLICDEAHRIRKTSEHRFTPKEVRASKRPQIDELMAAARVPVFLLDAHQVVRPEEVGTFELINEHARRSGFPVHRIELDGQFRCGGSAVYEEWVLNLLHLRPLGPTKWNGDENFEVRVAESPQAMEDFLRAEIDAGHTARIAAGYCWPWTKKPNPDGTLVHDVVIGDWTKPWNMHGRNESEDIPKSDYWATAPGGFEQVGCIYTAQGFEYDWAGVILGPDIVVDNQRLVVCRAANKDDKVQGPKRSPVPDEDFEKLVRNTYKVLLTRGMRGVVIYAVDPAKQQFLAELIDERAMAG, encoded by the coding sequence ATGACGGACCAGGCCTATCGAACGACCGCACGGACCTTGCTGGACGTAGCAGCGGACCCGGAGCTCGAGCTGTCTGCGATTATCTCCGCACACCTGGGGCTGATCGCCGAACGGACCGCGGCGCGCAAGGCCAAGAAGTCGTCTCAGCAGCGGGCGTGGGAGAACAGCCTGCCGGTGCTCGCGCAGGACCTGGTCGAAGCGGGCTTGCCCGAAGTCGACATGCTGATCGAGTACCCCATGCCGGTCTCGGGCGGCAGAAAGGCGGATGTGGTGCTCGCCGGTGCCCATCCAGAAACCGGCGCCGACAACTACGTTGTCGTCGAGCTGAAGCAGTGGAGTGAGGCCGTCCTCGAATTCAACAGCGACCAGATCGTGTGGCTCGAGTCGATGGCCGGGACGCATTTGCATCCGATCGATCAGGTCCGCGGGTACTGTCAATACCTATCGCAGTACCTACAGGTCCTTCACAATCGCCCCGAGGCACTGCACGGAGTGGCCTACCTACACAACGCCGACCGAACGTCGGTGACGCAGCTGCTGCGCAGACCTGGCAACGATCAGGGCCGGCTGTTCACCGGCGACCGTCGGAACGACTTCCGCCAGTATCTGCGCCGGCAATTCGCACCGGTGTCGCACCCCGAGGCCGCCGATCGCCTCCTCAGCAGCGATCTGCGCCCGAGAATGTCCTTTCTGGACTTCGCCACCCAAGAGTTGCGCACACCCACCGGGACGACGCTGCTGGACAACCAGGCACTCGCCTACGAAACAGTGATGCAGGCGGTCCGGGAATCACGTCAGGGGAACAACAAGAGCGTCGTCATAGTCACCGGTGGGCCGGGTAGCGGAAAGAGCATGATCGCGCTGAAACTGCTCGCCGCCCTCGCTAGGGAACCCAACCAGAGGGTGCTCCATGCAACGGGGTCCAGCGCCATCACCGAGACGATGCGGAAGGTTCCGGGGAAGGGCTCGCTGAAACGACGCAAGCTCTTCTCCTACTACAGAAATCTGGCGAAAGCTGAGCAGAATTCGCTGGATGTGCTCATCTGCGACGAAGCGCATCGAATCCGAAAGACCTCGGAGCACCGGTTCACCCCCAAGGAAGTCCGAGCGTCCAAGCGCCCGCAGATTGACGAGTTGATGGCGGCGGCCCGCGTCCCGGTCTTCCTCCTGGACGCTCATCAGGTCGTCCGCCCTGAAGAGGTCGGCACGTTCGAGCTGATCAACGAGCACGCCAGACGATCCGGCTTCCCCGTGCACCGCATCGAGCTCGATGGACAGTTCCGTTGCGGCGGCAGTGCCGTGTACGAGGAGTGGGTTCTGAACCTTCTCCACCTACGCCCACTCGGGCCGACCAAATGGAACGGCGACGAGAACTTCGAGGTGCGCGTCGCGGAATCGCCGCAGGCGATGGAGGATTTCCTGCGCGCGGAGATCGATGCTGGGCATACCGCACGAATCGCGGCCGGCTACTGCTGGCCATGGACCAAGAAGCCGAATCCGGACGGCACACTGGTCCACGATGTTGTCATCGGCGACTGGACGAAGCCGTGGAATATGCACGGGCGCAACGAGAGCGAGGACATACCCAAGTCCGACTACTGGGCAACGGCCCCGGGCGGATTCGAGCAGGTTGGATGTATCTACACCGCTCAGGGATTCGAATACGACTGGGCCGGTGTGATTCTGGGACCGGACATTGTGGTCGACAACCAGCGCCTCGTTGTGTGCCGCGCGGCAAACAAGGACGACAAGGTCCAGGGCCCGAAAAGGAGCCCAGTCCCCGATGAAGACTTCGAAAAGCTTGTGCGGAACACCTACAAGGTGCTGCTGACGAGAGGGATGCGGGGAGTGGTCATCTACGCGGTGGATCCAGCCAAGCAGCAGTTCCTCGCCGAACTGATCGATGAGCGGGCTATGGCGGGATAG
- a CDS encoding ABC transporter substrate-binding protein: protein MKRTAPFLGLVFAAAIAVSSCGLGGTTATDPVSAAQVPELQPGQQVSIVFESYNYGLAGAWTDTFNGLIADFGRKFPNIKVTAQKPQGNSPNPATDTISSIQNQIVAGTPPDVAQLGFSDLDFTINQLRAKPLDALFGKDAVQHNFDGRLPYHPRARTLDDWDGHTYGVPFVFSTPVLYFNASLFAAAGLDPNQPPATWQQVADAARAINAQTGKGGVYIDCLTKAAKDWCFQSLVRSNGGRVISDDRRTLTYAEAPVVEVTRMAQDLVNTGGMPKLAQKQGYESFARGEIGMILESSAVQGTFVTGAKDKWDLRSTVMPRFGDKPTVPTNSGAGLHILSNDPAKQRAAWELIKFLTSEESYVKISQNIGYLPLRTGLLNEPDSLGAWAAANPLLAPNVSQLNGMESWVSMPGNNYLQIRDGMMDAVESIVFQGRDPQSTLSAARAEGAKLLPAA, encoded by the coding sequence GTGAAACGCACCGCCCCCTTCCTGGGCCTGGTGTTCGCCGCCGCCATCGCCGTGAGCAGTTGCGGCCTCGGCGGCACCACCGCCACCGACCCCGTGTCCGCCGCGCAGGTCCCCGAACTCCAGCCGGGGCAGCAGGTTTCGATCGTGTTCGAGTCCTACAACTACGGCTTGGCCGGTGCGTGGACCGACACCTTCAACGGCCTGATCGCCGATTTCGGCAGAAAGTTCCCCAACATCAAGGTCACCGCGCAGAAGCCGCAGGGCAACAGCCCGAACCCGGCCACCGACACCATCTCCAGCATCCAGAACCAGATCGTCGCCGGAACACCGCCGGATGTCGCCCAATTAGGCTTCAGCGACCTCGATTTCACGATCAACCAGCTGCGCGCCAAGCCGCTGGACGCGCTGTTCGGCAAGGACGCGGTGCAGCACAACTTCGACGGCCGCCTGCCCTACCACCCGCGCGCCCGCACCCTCGACGACTGGGACGGGCACACCTACGGCGTCCCGTTCGTCTTCTCCACGCCGGTGCTGTATTTCAACGCGAGCCTGTTCGCCGCCGCGGGCCTCGATCCGAACCAGCCGCCGGCCACCTGGCAGCAGGTCGCCGACGCGGCTCGGGCCATCAACGCCCAGACCGGCAAGGGCGGCGTCTACATCGACTGCCTGACCAAGGCCGCGAAGGACTGGTGTTTCCAGTCACTGGTGCGTTCCAACGGCGGGCGCGTCATCTCCGACGATCGCCGGACCCTCACCTACGCCGAGGCGCCGGTCGTCGAAGTCACCCGGATGGCACAGGATCTCGTCAACACCGGCGGCATGCCGAAACTCGCGCAGAAGCAGGGCTATGAGTCGTTCGCCCGCGGCGAGATCGGCATGATCCTCGAATCCAGCGCCGTTCAAGGCACTTTCGTCACGGGTGCCAAGGACAAATGGGACCTGCGCTCGACCGTCATGCCGCGCTTCGGCGACAAGCCTACCGTCCCCACCAATTCAGGTGCGGGCCTGCACATCCTGTCCAACGACCCGGCCAAGCAGCGCGCGGCCTGGGAGCTGATCAAGTTCCTCACCAGCGAGGAGTCCTACGTGAAGATCTCGCAGAACATCGGCTACCTGCCGCTGCGCACCGGATTGCTGAACGAGCCCGATTCGTTAGGTGCCTGGGCGGCGGCGAATCCGCTACTGGCTCCGAATGTTTCGCAGCTGAACGGCATGGAGTCGTGGGTCTCGATGCCCGGCAACAACTACTTGCAGATCCGCGACGGCATGATGGACGCGGTCGAGTCGATCGTGTTCCAGGGCAGGGATCCGCAGTCCACCCTGTCCGCCGCCCGCGCCGAGGGCGCGAAACTCCTTCCAGCCGCATGA